Genomic window (Pseudomonas hydrolytica):
TGCTCGGCGAACTCGCGCAGCGACTGGATGCCGCTGGCCTCGGCCTCATGCACCCACTGCTTCATGGCCTCGAGCATGTCGTGGCCGTTGCTGCTGGTCTTGACCCAGATCTGCTGCAGCGCCAGGCGCTTCTCGTAGATCACCTTGAGTGCCTGGCTTTGCGCCAGCAGGTCGGCGATGCGCGCGTGGTGCTGCTCTTCCAGCAGGCTCGGCTCACGCGACAGCAGGCGCTTGGCACGGCGGAACAGGTGACGAACGGACTCGTCGGCCTTGGCCACTTCCTGCTTGACCAGCGGTGCGATCACCAGCTTGCGGTACTGCGCCATGATCTGGAAGCGGTTGTTGAGGATGGCCATGGCGGTGTCCATGTCCAGGCTGCGCTTGCCTTCGACCCGATGGGCGATGGGCGCGACGCGCTGCACCTGGGCCAGACCGAGGAAGCTGAAGAGCTTGATCCAGGCCCAGCCCATGTCGAATTCCCACTTCTTCACCGACAGCTTGGCGCTGTTGGGGTAGGTGTGGTGATTGTTGTGCAGCTCCTCGCCGCCGATCAGGATGCCCCAGGGCACCAGGTTGGTGGCCGCGTCACGGCACTCGAAATTGCGATAGCCCACGGCATGGCCGAGACCGTTGATCACGCCGGCGGCCCATACCGGAATCCACATCATCTGGATTGCCCAGACGGTGATGCCGAGCACGCCGAACAGGGCCAGATCGATGATCGCCATCAGCGTTACGCCGCCGATCGGATAGCGGCTGTAGACATTGCGCTCGATCCAGTCGTCCGGACAGTTCTTGCCGTAGATACGCAGGGTTTCCTGGTTCTTCGCCTCTTCCTGATAGAGTTCGGCGCCTTTGCGCAGCACGGTGCCCAGCCCCTTGATCACCGGGCTGTGCGGATCATCGACGGTTTCGCACTTGGCGTGGTGCTTGCGGTGAATCGCGGTCCACTCGCGGGTGTTCTGGCCAGTCGTCAACCACAGCCAGAAACGGAAGAAATGCTTGAGCGCGGGGTGCAGTTCCAGCGCACGGTGCGCGGAGTAGCGGTGCAGATAGACGGTGACGCTGACGATGGTCACATGCGTCATCAGCAGGGTCGCAGCGATCAGCTGCCAGACCGAAAGGTCGAGTAAACCGTTGTACCACATGGACGCAGATGCCTCTTGAAAGGGAAACGCGGCTTGTCCTACAAGGACTCACCTGGGCGCATTATCGCTGACCCAAGACAGAAAACCAGTTGGTCTTTTAGATAAGAATGTTTCGGCCTCGAAGCATCTATACTGCCCAGCATTTACCGGGAGCGCAGCCACCAGCCCATGCGTATCGACATCGCCGCCTTGCGCCTGACCCTGGGCTACCTGCTGCTCGCCGGTCTGTGGATTCTTCTCAGCGACCAACTGTTGACCGTGCTGGGCCTGTCACTGGCCCAGCTGGAACGGCTGCAATCGCTCAAGGGCCTGATCTTCGTCGGCCTGACCGCGGCGTTGCTGTATCTGGTGCTGCATCGGCACGCCCAGCAGTACCGGC
Coding sequences:
- the desA gene encoding delta-9 fatty acid desaturase DesA, coding for MWYNGLLDLSVWQLIAATLLMTHVTIVSVTVYLHRYSAHRALELHPALKHFFRFWLWLTTGQNTREWTAIHRKHHAKCETVDDPHSPVIKGLGTVLRKGAELYQEEAKNQETLRIYGKNCPDDWIERNVYSRYPIGGVTLMAIIDLALFGVLGITVWAIQMMWIPVWAAGVINGLGHAVGYRNFECRDAATNLVPWGILIGGEELHNNHHTYPNSAKLSVKKWEFDMGWAWIKLFSFLGLAQVQRVAPIAHRVEGKRSLDMDTAMAILNNRFQIMAQYRKLVIAPLVKQEVAKADESVRHLFRRAKRLLSREPSLLEEQHHARIADLLAQSQALKVIYEKRLALQQIWVKTSSNGHDMLEAMKQWVHEAEASGIQSLREFAEQLKTYSLRPAAAAV